One window of Flavobacterium dauae genomic DNA carries:
- the fsa gene encoding fructose-6-phosphate aldolase, whose translation MKFFIDTANLEQIKEAQALGVLDGVTTNPSLMAKEGITGKNNILKHYVDICAIVDGDVSAEVIATDYEGMIKEGEELAELNEQIVVKIPMTQDGIKACKYFSDKGIKTNVTLVFSAGQALLAAKAGATYVSPFIGRLDDISTDGLNLIDEIRMIYDNYAFETQILAASVRHTMHIVNCAKIGADVMTGPLSSILGLLKHPLTDLGLEQFLADYAKGNK comes from the coding sequence ATGAAATTTTTTATAGATACAGCAAACCTTGAACAAATTAAAGAAGCACAGGCTTTAGGAGTTTTAGACGGCGTTACAACAAATCCGTCGTTAATGGCGAAAGAAGGTATAACAGGCAAAAACAATATTTTAAAGCATTATGTTGATATTTGTGCTATTGTTGATGGTGATGTAAGTGCCGAAGTTATTGCGACCGATTATGAAGGAATGATTAAAGAAGGTGAGGAGCTTGCGGAATTAAACGAGCAGATTGTAGTGAAAATTCCAATGACACAAGACGGAATTAAAGCCTGCAAATATTTTTCTGATAAAGGTATTAAAACCAACGTAACCTTAGTGTTTTCGGCAGGTCAGGCATTATTGGCAGCAAAAGCAGGTGCTACTTATGTATCGCCTTTTATTGGCAGATTAGACGATATTTCTACCGACGGTTTAAACCTTATTGATGAAATTAGAATGATTTATGACAACTATGCTTTTGAAACGCAGATTTTAGCAGCATCAGTCCGTCATACCATGCACATTGTTAATTGTGCTAAAATTGGTGCCGATGTGATGACAGGTCCGTTAAGTTCAATTTTAGGATTATTGAAACATCCGTTAACCGATTTAGGTTTAGAACAATTTTTAGCAGATTACGCTAAAGGGAATAAGTAA
- a CDS encoding SDR family oxidoreductase — MSKIVLITGGSSGIGKTVGNFLLTKGYTVYGSSRNPENVTDSKFPLFAIDVRNSETIQQAVQKIIEKEGRIDVLINNAGVGITGPIEEIPLEEIQNNFHTNVFGPIEVMKAVLPQMRQQKFGLIINVTSIAGYMGLPYRGIYSASKGALELITESVRMEVKPFNIRVTNVAPGDFATDIAARRFHAPVLDQSAYKEIYSQQLATINEHVNDGGDPIEMAKAIDKIIQSKNPKVHYKVGAFMQKFSIFLKKILPDTVYEKMLMNHYKIK; from the coding sequence ATGAGCAAAATTGTATTGATAACCGGCGGATCGTCGGGCATTGGCAAAACCGTGGGGAACTTTTTATTGACGAAAGGCTACACGGTTTACGGCAGCAGCAGAAATCCTGAAAATGTTACAGATAGTAAATTTCCGCTCTTTGCAATTGATGTTAGAAATTCTGAAACAATACAACAGGCCGTTCAGAAAATTATTGAAAAAGAAGGCAGAATTGACGTGTTGATTAACAATGCCGGAGTAGGTATTACCGGACCAATTGAAGAAATTCCGTTAGAGGAGATTCAGAATAATTTTCATACAAATGTTTTTGGTCCTATTGAAGTTATGAAAGCCGTTTTACCACAAATGCGTCAGCAAAAATTTGGCCTGATCATTAATGTAACATCGATTGCAGGTTATATGGGTTTGCCTTACCGCGGAATTTATTCGGCATCGAAAGGAGCTTTGGAACTAATTACCGAATCGGTACGAATGGAAGTTAAACCGTTTAATATCCGAGTTACCAATGTGGCTCCTGGCGATTTTGCAACCGATATTGCTGCTCGACGTTTTCATGCACCGGTTTTAGATCAATCGGCATACAAGGAAATTTACAGTCAGCAGCTTGCAACAATTAACGAACATGTGAATGATGGAGGCGATCCTATAGAAATGGCAAAAGCAATTGATAAAATTATTCAGTCAAAAAATCCAAAAGTTCATTATAAAGTAGGTGCTTTTATGCAAAAATTTTCCATCTTTCTAAAAAAGATTTTACCAGATACCGTTTACGAAAAAATGCTGATGAATCATTATAAAATTAAGTAA
- a CDS encoding M28 family metallopeptidase yields MKFKNTVFFFMAFAALHSETIQAQKDQVKDMMEHLSKDELIKHLTIIAGDEMEGRKTGEAGQKMAANYLRNIYKNLGIEALPGTDDYFQTVPSDAMKRMFSPKLNDSENVIAYIKGNEKPDEYLIISAHYDHVGIANGEIYNGADDNGTGTTALLEMARMFKIAEKNGNGPKRSIVFLHCTGEEYGLHGSRFFVNSKIIPLENIVADLNVDMIGRRDFVYEKSKKEYIYLVGSDKLSTELHDLSEAMNKKYTNLHLDYTYNDDKHPEMIYYRSDHYNFAKYNIPVIFYYSGEHADYHKPTDTIEKIDFDQMLKRTQLIFVTAWKIANRVDRIKLK; encoded by the coding sequence ATGAAGTTTAAAAACACCGTTTTCTTTTTTATGGCATTTGCCGCGTTACATTCGGAAACAATTCAGGCCCAAAAGGACCAAGTAAAAGATATGATGGAACATTTGTCTAAAGACGAATTGATTAAACATTTAACAATTATTGCTGGCGATGAAATGGAAGGACGAAAAACAGGCGAAGCCGGACAAAAAATGGCGGCTAATTACCTGAGAAATATCTATAAAAATTTAGGAATTGAAGCCTTGCCGGGAACAGATGATTATTTTCAAACAGTGCCGTCTGATGCGATGAAACGGATGTTTAGTCCGAAATTAAACGACAGCGAAAATGTTATTGCCTATATAAAAGGAAACGAAAAACCCGACGAATACTTGATCATTTCTGCACATTACGATCACGTAGGCATAGCAAACGGAGAAATTTACAATGGTGCCGACGATAACGGAACGGGAACTACCGCGTTGTTAGAAATGGCGCGTATGTTTAAAATTGCCGAGAAAAACGGAAACGGACCAAAACGTTCTATAGTATTTCTGCATTGTACGGGCGAAGAATACGGTTTGCACGGTTCGCGTTTTTTTGTAAATTCTAAAATTATTCCGTTAGAAAATATTGTTGCCGATTTAAACGTAGATATGATTGGTCGCAGGGATTTTGTGTATGAAAAATCGAAAAAAGAGTATATTTATTTGGTAGGAAGCGATAAATTAAGCACCGAATTGCACGATCTGTCTGAAGCAATGAACAAAAAATACACCAATTTGCATTTAGATTATACCTATAACGATGACAAACATCCAGAGATGATTTATTACCGATCAGATCATTACAACTTTGCAAAATACAACATTCCGGTTATTTTTTATTACAGCGGCGAACATGCCGATTATCATAAGCCGACAGATACCATAGAAAAAATTGATTTTGACCAAATGCTAAAACGTACACAATTAATTTTTGTAACTGCTTGGAAAATAGCTAATAGAGTAGATCGTATTAAACTTAAATAA